The Longimicrobium sp. DNA window CTCCCAAAGGCGCGCCTCCGCGGATTCGATCCAGCCCCGGGTAAGGGGCCAGCTCGCGGACAAATCGACCTGCCGCAACCGGTTGAAATGGGGGTCGAGCACCGGATCCGGGGTCTGGTCGCTGCTAGGCTGAGTGGGCATAGTCAATCTCCGTGTAAGAGTTGATACCAGCGTTAGTCTCCCTCTGCACGGTTGCCGCGCCACGAGATGGAAGACCCTGGGAAATGTCGTCACCACCCTTGTGATCGCTCAGCACGGTCCGCAGTCGTTGCCGGGCACGTGCGAGTCGTGACTTGACCGCGGAGAGGCTCCGGTCGCCGCACATCGAAGCAATCTCCCGGACGCTGAACCCGCCGACTTCATACAACAGGATCGCTGTACGGTCGCCGCTATTCAGCCGTGCCAGCGCCCCGTCGATGAGCAGGCGGTCTTCCACGCTCGGATCGCGGTTGTACAACGTCGGTAAGGTACGCTCCGCCTCGGGCGCACTCATCGGGATGAACCTCTTCCAGAATGAGCGCCGCACGTGATTGTGGAAGGAGCGGGTGATGATGGTGAACAGCCACGCGCGGAACTTCTCATGATCCTTCAGTGAATCGTACTTCCTCAGTGCGTTCAGGAAGGCGTCCTGCAGTACGTCCTCAGCGTCAGCGGCCGAGTTGCTCCGCGCACAGAGTGCCCGGGAGTAACGCAAGGCATCCTCGTAGTGAGGATGCAACGCGTCAGCGAAGGGGATGCGAATGCTCACGATTGCGTACGGTGAGAGGGTTGATTCGGAGCTCCACTCATACAGACGCGGCGGGGCTGCCATTGGTCGCAGCCCCGGTGGAGTTATTCATTTGGTAGAAGCCCCGGGTCCTACATCGGAGCGGACGCACCCGTGAAAGGACTCCGCCTGCAC harbors:
- a CDS encoding RNA polymerase sigma factor, which translates into the protein MSIRIPFADALHPHYEDALRYSRALCARSNSAADAEDVLQDAFLNALRKYDSLKDHEKFRAWLFTIITRSFHNHVRRSFWKRFIPMSAPEAERTLPTLYNRDPSVEDRLLIDGALARLNSGDRTAILLYEVGGFSVREIASMCGDRSLSAVKSRLARARQRLRTVLSDHKGGDDISQGLPSRGAATVQRETNAGINSYTEIDYAHSA